A genomic region of Amblyraja radiata isolate CabotCenter1 chromosome 16, sAmbRad1.1.pri, whole genome shotgun sequence contains the following coding sequences:
- the LOC116982216 gene encoding protein bicaudal D homolog, which translates to MTQEAEKSEARFITMEAQSKLKINLIEEELDNVQIVPSRQELLELKDIAVDLEEENEQLHLKVNWLQHVEAQNEDLQAKLEEYEEQHQNMQADLEQATKGQTSQTSESESAEELHSRLMKWRETVYKPTPSHDIDERNVMELRMRQLEEEREDLISELQELEEEQGDLQRRGQDQGWTKQTTAGQKLRAWTSSCQTSTQGANH; encoded by the exons ATGACGCAAGAGGCTGAAAAATCAGAGGCCAGGTTCATTACAATGGAAGCTCAGTCCAAATTGAAAATCAATCTGATTGAAGAGGAGCTGGACAATGTACAG ATTGTACCTTCTCGGCAGGAGCTGCTGGAGCTCAAAGATATAGCCGTTGACTTGGAAGAGGAGAACGAACAGTTACACCTGAAAGTGAACTGGCTACAACACGtcgaggcacaaaatg AGGATCTTCAAGCAAAATTGGAAGAATATGAAGAGCAACACCAGAACATGCAAGCAGATTTAGAACAAGCTACCAAGGGACAAACTTCCCAG AcaagtgaatctgaatctgcagagGAACTGCACAGCCGCCTGATGAAGTGGCGAGAAACGGTTTATAAGCCAACACCGAGCCATGACATCGATGAGAGGAATGTCATGgaattaaggatgaggcaacttGAGGAAGAAAGAGAAG ATTTGATctcagaactgcaggagctggaggagGAACAGGGGGATCTTCAGAGACGAGGACAGGATCAAGGATGGACAAAGCAGACCACAGCTGGCCAAAAGCTTAGG